In Candidatus Manganitrophus morganii, the genomic window CCAAGAGAGATCGGATCAATTCTCCCCGCGCGGAAGCGCGCGTATTCCGGGGGGGACATTCCACCGCCAGATCGATGGCATCGTCGGTGGTCCGACGGAGGGCCTTTCCTTCTTCTTCCAAGGCGACGGCGAGCCCGCGAGAGCGGTTGAGATTATGGTACTCCAGATCGAGGCTGGCCATCCAGGGGTCCTGCCAGTCGACCCCTTCCGCCTCTCGAAACGACTCCAGAAGCCACCATTTTGAGATCCAGTCGATCTTGCCGACCAGTCGTTCCGGATCGGCGGCGAGCGCCTCCAGCGTCTTTCCCCATTCCGAGATGATCCAATCGGTCTGATCATCCTTTCCGGCGAGCGTTCGTTCCGCTTTTTGTTGAAGAAGGGATTGAAGCTCGACGGCGGAAATCCGCTTTCCGTTCTGAAGGGTGACGATCCACTGCCGCTCCGGATCGCGCGAGATCTGCCTTAAATCGAGAACAGCGTCCGCCAGCGCCAGATCGTCCGGAACCGCCCCTTCCTCGATCAGGGAAAGCATGATGGAGGTGGTTCCGAATTTCAGCGCGGTGGCATATTCGAGCATGTTGGAGTCGCCGAGGAGAAGGTGGATGCGCCGATACCGGTTCGGATCGGCCAGCGGCTCATCGCGGGTGTTGATGATGGCGCGGTTGAACTGGACCCACTGGTAGAAATCGTTGACGATATGGTCGGCCCGCTGCGAGATCTGAAAGTCGATCTGCGGCAGTGCCCGCTCGCCCAGAGCGACCCAGCCGTCGGGGACCAGATGCGCGCCGACCCGCCCCGTCCCGGTGAAGATCTGGCGGGTCACCAGGAAGGGGATCAGCTGGCCCAGGCCGTCGTAGGAAAAGGGGAAGTCGCGGGCGACGAGGTAATTTTCATGTGATCCGAAGGTGGCGCCGGTTTCATGATCGACATTGTTTTTGATGATCGAGACCCGTTCTCCCAGCCCCAAGGCTTCGACCGCCTCCTGCAAGATTCGGTCTCCCGCCCGATCATAGGCAACCAGATCGGTGAGGGAGAGGCACTCCGGTGAAGCATACTCCAGATGTCCCATGTCGATATAGATCCGGCCGCCGTTGAGAAGAAATCCGCCGTTTCCCGGCGGCTCGTCGT contains:
- a CDS encoding proteasome accessory factor PafA2 family protein translates to MLSRIMGLETEYGCLVNQERPNDSPERIAYRIKETIFKKKKLGLIDLHHRAHDEPPGNGGFLLNGGRIYIDMGHLEYASPECLSLTDLVAYDRAGDRILQEAVEALGLGERVSIIKNNVDHETGATFGSHENYLVARDFPFSYDGLGQLIPFLVTRQIFTGTGRVGAHLVPDGWVALGERALPQIDFQISQRADHIVNDFYQWVQFNRAIINTRDEPLADPNRYRRIHLLLGDSNMLEYATALKFGTTSIMLSLIEEGAVPDDLALADAVLDLRQISRDPERQWIVTLQNGKRISAVELQSLLQQKAERTLAGKDDQTDWIISEWGKTLEALAADPERLVGKIDWISKWWLLESFREAEGVDWQDPWMASLDLEYHNLNRSRGLAVALEEEGKALRRTTDDAIDLAVECPPRNTRASARGELIRSLLERQTPYVINWSSFYIEGKKPFSMEDPFKTYRTETEAYFLG